Part of the Citrus sinensis cultivar Valencia sweet orange chromosome 2, DVS_A1.0, whole genome shotgun sequence genome, CAAGCATGTACTTATAACAagtaacatttatttatttatttattttattgggcTCTCAGTGGCTTAaatgaatgatttttaaaCAGTTTTCTTTAGTTAATCGCCGAGTTCGAATAgggattaaatttttttagcttcATCAAGCCCTATCTTTtttctatataaaaaaaaaggttacattttaattttcaaagtttcaCATTAAATTTGTCGGTCGAATTCTACAGTATTTATTGCGAGTTGACTTGATATTCTGATACAATGTTGATATCTTTGCTGCCGGCCGATCAATCTCATCCTCGTGTTTGTTATGTTAGTTAAGACTTCTAAGAAATGCATCAATGGTTTTACCGAGGCTATTGCTTATGAAGCATTACAAGTAATTATCGGCTGGTTCGAATGAGCTTGAATTGGACTAGCTAGCGGGCTTAGATAAGGCGTTCGTGCATGTTAATTAACATGCGCTTGCTTTCATCTCCATCTTTTGACGGATCgatggaaaattattaaaagcaCTTATTATTACGCACACACATTTCCCACGTTGTCATTTGTGTGGAATCATCTAAATGGCCGACCCATCATGTGATTTTTCCTAATCCTTCAcatgagataatttttttattttttttttgcacataAAACATGTGACTGAATGAATGTGTGGCTGAGAAATAAGACTGTTCCTTTAGAGTATGACTTGTGAGTAGCATTGAAAGCTCCCAAAGCGACGCCCTCTTTTATCGTTTCCCATATATGACAGTGCACAATCCGATGAAATGAAGCTTCTATTTATCTTTTCACTCCTTCATTTGAATAAGTTGGTTGCTTACAATAAAGTCAATGTTCGGTACTCTGTGAATGCAATATCTAGTGCATTGTCAATTTTCATCTCATCAATAAATATTCCCTCCACTCTTCCATTTGTATCACATGCCAAAATTCTTTAACACATTATTGCATGATAAATGCCGCGATTATGAGTCGTTAATACAATGCTTAAATGATGATAATCATCGCAACATTAAGAATGAGGGTGATTAATCTAAAGAGAACCATGTGGTAACATGTTAGATAAGTGGGTGAGTTTTTGACGAGCATGTGAAGAGATTGCTTACGGCCAGTGCAAGTGTTAATTAGCCGATCACGTCGGAGTTCAGTTTTGCATGGACATGCACAAAAATAGGTATTATTTAAAAGCTTTAATGTGAAGTGCCAAAAATAGTTAGCTTGTCCGTCTAGGTGGCGAACGGTTATTGGTTTCCTTTGGTAACTTGTATGGCTATGCATGCATCTATTTTCATGTCACATGTGCATGTCCAAGTACCTTGACAATTtgttatttcacaattatGTTACAGTGTAACACTTATTGATTATTACTGatactacttttttttttattaagactaATAATTAACACAGTATCAAAATGTCATTCAACCTAGAAATACTCTGTTTAATCgggattaaaattatttattttattaattatatttttgaaaccttagtgatgaggCTCTCTATCCTCTTAAAACACACAATGTTAAGTTTTCTCATCACTGTATATAAGTGGGATGctatataaatacatatatatatatatatatatatatatataagatctGCTATATcaacacatatatatataaggtcCTATATATTACAAGCCATAGATATAACTAAAGATAAAAGTTTAAGCCCCGCTAATATTATAAGGATCCAAAATCATAACTCGAACCCATGCATATAAATAATCATGATGCTTAATCCCCGTTATATAACCAGAGATCCTCCATACTCCAGTAGTTTTCATTAACTTCAGAAGGAATAGGTGCCATATTATCTAATGGAAAAGCTTGATGAGGATCCATATTATTGTTTAATGGATATTGTGGTGCTGAATAATCTTCCACCGTGTATGCAGCAGTGGACATTTGGCTTGAGCTTGCTTGCTCATTGGCCTCTGAACTTTGCCCTGAAAATGTTTCTGCTTGCTTAATTTGCTTCTGGATTCTGGTTCtccaaaaattcttaatttcatTGTCGGTCCTTCCTGGTAGATGCTTTGCAATTTTGGACCACCTACATCAAGTCGAGTAAtttgtgacaaataataaccgaattattattttgctaaatgacatatatttgaattattaaacttttgatTAAGAGGGTGTGTAATAAGTTGTCATACAACCAAATACACcgatttatttttctcagaTAAAAGGTTAGATTAAGAGAGAATTCTGATATGTGTGTAACAGTTATGCACTTAGACTAGTAACCAATatgaaaagtaaaaacaaaaaaaattgtccgCACGTGTTGGTGGGTTGGGGGGGCGGAGAAGATTAGGATCCTCCTCATTTACCTTATTAAGCTGAATCAGTTCACGGTATAAAATATTCTTGTAAGTATTGCCTGATGAAAATTAAATCCCATTTCCGCtcaagagaatttttttttccatggttgaaaaaaaaaattcccaattttaatttatttaaaactaCCGAATAAGACTGGGGatgcaaaaaaatatatatcgaG contains:
- the LOC102611262 gene encoding MYB-like transcription factor EOBII isoform X1 is translated as MDKTPCNSQEAEVRKGPWTMEEDLILINYIANHGEGVWNSLAKAAGLKRTGKSCRLRWLNYLRPDVKRGNITPEEQLLIMELHAKWGNRWSKIAKHLPGRTDNEIKNFWRTRIQKQIKQAETFSGQSSEANEQASSSQMSTAAYTVEDYSAPQYPLNNNMDPHQAFPLDNMAPIPSEVNENYWSMEDLWLYNGD